Proteins encoded within one genomic window of Granulicella pectinivorans:
- a CDS encoding NCS2 family permease produces MTPNQETVRASTATSPISHALDRLFHFTQRGSTMPREILAGLTTFSTMSYVLAVNPLILSTAGMDRGALITSTAVIAAIFSIVMGLRTNYPLAMAPGMGVNAYIAVQVCQGMHIPWQAALGMVFYTGVLFMVISLTGIRQKIIEAFPPSFKRIVGAGIGMFIAFLGLKNGGIFVATPGSIIGLGDMTSATVLLGLGGIILTIVLVARKVPGALILSILIATVAGLFLPGPGGHGHITGMPAHLFSMPNSIMPVAFKLDLRYPFQHPTQSIPIILALLFTDIFSAMAVLFGVGARAGLTDADGNLPRLKQALSADAAAASGGALLGSTTAIIYLESAAGVEQGGRTGLVSISAAVCFLLALFVTPLIAIVPAVATTSALVMIGIFMMQSLGELDLKDITVASTTVVTLLLMTLSSASDGLALGFIVQVALLSATGRIRTIKPVAWGLVVLFLLHYLL; encoded by the coding sequence ATGACTCCAAACCAAGAGACGGTCCGGGCCTCCACCGCGACAAGCCCGATCTCCCATGCGCTCGACCGCCTCTTCCACTTCACCCAGCGCGGCTCCACCATGCCACGCGAGATCCTCGCCGGCCTGACCACCTTCAGCACCATGTCCTACGTGCTGGCCGTCAACCCACTCATCCTCTCCACCGCCGGCATGGATCGCGGCGCGCTCATTACCTCAACCGCCGTCATCGCGGCCATCTTCTCCATCGTCATGGGCCTGCGAACGAATTACCCGCTCGCCATGGCTCCGGGCATGGGAGTCAACGCCTACATCGCGGTCCAGGTCTGCCAGGGCATGCACATCCCATGGCAGGCCGCGCTCGGCATGGTCTTCTACACCGGCGTGCTGTTCATGGTCATCTCGCTCACCGGAATCCGCCAGAAGATCATCGAGGCCTTCCCGCCCAGCTTCAAGCGCATCGTCGGCGCGGGCATCGGCATGTTCATCGCGTTTCTCGGACTGAAGAACGGCGGCATCTTCGTGGCCACGCCAGGCAGCATCATCGGCCTCGGCGACATGACCTCGGCAACCGTGTTGCTCGGTCTCGGCGGCATCATCCTGACCATCGTGCTGGTCGCCCGCAAGGTCCCCGGAGCACTCATCCTCTCCATCCTCATCGCAACCGTCGCTGGTCTGTTCCTTCCCGGCCCCGGTGGCCACGGCCATATCACCGGCATGCCCGCGCACCTCTTCTCCATGCCGAACTCGATCATGCCGGTGGCGTTCAAGCTCGATCTCCGATACCCCTTCCAGCACCCCACGCAGAGCATCCCCATCATCCTCGCGCTGCTCTTCACCGACATCTTCTCCGCCATGGCCGTACTCTTCGGCGTAGGCGCACGCGCGGGACTCACCGACGCCGACGGCAACCTGCCCCGGCTGAAACAAGCCCTCTCCGCCGATGCGGCAGCAGCCTCAGGCGGCGCGCTCCTCGGCTCGACCACCGCGATCATCTATCTCGAATCCGCGGCCGGAGTCGAGCAGGGCGGACGCACCGGTCTCGTCAGCATCTCCGCCGCCGTCTGCTTCCTGTTGGCCTTGTTTGTAACACCGCTGATCGCGATCGTCCCCGCCGTCGCGACCACCTCGGCGCTCGTGATGATCGGCATCTTCATGATGCAGAGCCTCGGCGAGCTGGACCTGAAGGACATCACCGTGGCCTCCACCACGGTCGTGACGCTCCTCCTCATGACACTCAGTTCCGCCAGCGACGGCCTCGCCCTTGGCTTCATCGTCCAGGTCGCGTTGCTCTCCGCAACAGGCAGGATCCGTACGATCAAGCCCGTCGCCTGGGGCCTCGTGGTGCTCTTCCTGCTGCACTACTTGTTGTAG
- a CDS encoding putative bifunctional diguanylate cyclase/phosphodiesterase: protein MQDDLLIVVMAVLLVFFLWSLNQRRIDRRFHLWVIGWSLVMVHFFSLLWHPAAGLGLLLRQANIASFEILAGLCFILSEPAVLVQRRRMLNVVAVGILFGLGTVIVVFFFPLGLWLLYLSVPIGNGVAIELGRRYLGREKTKFNSLVVLILLCTAWMLGSLLLHRPELMIASIPAEIFLINAILFATTYSMSRPGVVTSVIGFVLWAGTAAFSIALHNMGAADAWFPSILHLPEFFVAIGMTMIAFEDDTQAAQELAHEYETLFNANPNSIWIYDRHTLQFLSVNEVAAQKHGYTIPELLTKKLPDMLPPDRHPTAESYIASAKPVENRRTLHLHRNGSTFPVSVTAYDVRFRGCDARMAIGVDLTELDAINEQLVYHMEYDALTSLPNRRKLLSLLAAIFDQAQREKTACAVLVLQVERSERINEIYGYAVGDAVLQEVARLLRSITHPLDAIGRTGGDQFTIGLAALSSDEEANRRAQQVQSLFEGLLTVEGYRLDVSVTIGLAVYPEDCDDMAALWRDAIRAHTLAQKPGGQSPARLSRTLSLKQQESNRLELLMRHALLSDGFELFYQPILDRERRLQSMEALLRLRDGDGRMVTPTLFIPVAETSGIILPLGNWVIQQACRQIRSWQLAGHRVVPIAVNVSPHQIAQPSLSTDVQVTLEELELDPALLHLEVTESSVMLHPIVALENMEKLSGLGIQFSIDDFGTGFSSLDRLHQLPVSTLKIDRSFVSRMMDANGTRPIVITVISMAHALGLSVIAEGVETEDQFSTLCEMGCDLFQGFLFSRPIPATEAVPLFG, encoded by the coding sequence ATGCAAGACGATTTGCTCATCGTCGTGATGGCAGTTCTTTTGGTTTTCTTCCTCTGGTCCTTGAACCAGAGGCGGATTGACCGCCGATTCCACCTGTGGGTGATCGGGTGGTCGCTGGTCATGGTCCACTTCTTCAGCCTGTTGTGGCACCCAGCCGCCGGCCTGGGCCTCCTGCTGCGTCAGGCAAACATCGCCTCGTTCGAAATTCTGGCCGGCCTCTGCTTCATCCTCTCTGAGCCGGCCGTGCTCGTGCAGCGCCGGCGCATGCTGAACGTTGTCGCCGTGGGCATTCTGTTCGGCCTCGGCACCGTGATCGTCGTCTTCTTCTTTCCGCTCGGCCTGTGGCTGCTGTACCTCTCCGTTCCCATCGGCAACGGCGTTGCCATCGAACTCGGCCGACGCTATCTCGGTCGTGAGAAGACGAAGTTCAACAGCCTCGTGGTGCTCATTCTCCTGTGTACGGCGTGGATGCTCGGTTCGCTCCTTCTGCACCGTCCTGAGTTGATGATCGCCAGCATCCCGGCAGAGATCTTCCTCATCAACGCCATCCTCTTCGCGACCACCTACTCCATGTCGCGGCCAGGCGTGGTAACGAGCGTCATCGGATTCGTTCTCTGGGCAGGTACCGCCGCGTTCAGCATCGCACTCCATAACATGGGTGCCGCCGACGCCTGGTTTCCCTCCATCCTGCACCTCCCCGAGTTCTTCGTCGCCATCGGCATGACCATGATCGCCTTCGAGGACGACACCCAGGCCGCGCAGGAACTTGCCCACGAATACGAAACTCTCTTCAACGCCAATCCCAACTCCATCTGGATCTACGACCGTCACACCCTGCAGTTCCTCAGCGTCAATGAAGTGGCCGCACAGAAGCACGGGTACACCATCCCGGAGTTGTTGACCAAAAAGCTCCCCGACATGCTGCCTCCCGACCGGCACCCCACGGCCGAGAGCTATATCGCCAGCGCGAAACCGGTGGAGAACCGCCGTACCCTCCACCTCCACCGGAACGGCTCCACCTTCCCCGTCAGCGTCACCGCCTACGACGTCCGTTTTCGCGGATGCGACGCCCGCATGGCCATCGGCGTCGACCTCACCGAACTCGACGCCATCAACGAGCAGCTTGTGTACCACATGGAGTACGACGCCCTCACCTCGCTGCCGAACCGGCGCAAGCTGCTCTCTCTTCTCGCAGCCATCTTCGATCAGGCGCAAAGGGAGAAGACCGCCTGCGCCGTCCTCGTCCTCCAGGTCGAACGTTCCGAACGCATCAACGAGATCTACGGCTACGCCGTCGGGGATGCCGTTCTCCAGGAAGTCGCCAGGCTGCTCCGCAGCATCACCCACCCGCTCGATGCCATCGGCCGCACAGGCGGGGACCAGTTCACCATCGGCCTCGCGGCGCTCTCCAGCGATGAGGAGGCAAACCGTCGCGCCCAGCAGGTGCAAAGCCTCTTCGAAGGCCTCCTCACCGTCGAAGGCTACCGCCTTGATGTCTCCGTCACCATCGGGCTCGCCGTTTATCCCGAGGACTGCGACGACATGGCAGCCCTCTGGCGCGACGCCATCCGCGCACACACCCTCGCGCAGAAGCCCGGTGGCCAGAGCCCGGCGCGCCTCTCCCGCACCCTCAGCCTCAAGCAGCAGGAGAGCAACCGTCTCGAGCTGCTTATGCGCCATGCCCTTCTCTCCGATGGCTTCGAGCTCTTCTACCAGCCCATCCTCGACCGCGAGCGGCGCCTTCAATCCATGGAAGCCCTGCTGCGCCTCCGCGACGGCGACGGCAGAATGGTCACTCCTACGCTCTTCATCCCCGTCGCCGAAACAAGCGGCATTATCCTGCCCCTTGGTAACTGGGTCATCCAACAGGCCTGCCGCCAGATCCGGAGCTGGCAACTCGCCGGGCACCGCGTGGTCCCCATCGCCGTCAACGTCTCACCTCACCAGATCGCGCAACCGAGCCTCTCGACCGACGTCCAGGTCACACTCGAAGAGCTCGAGCTCGACCCCGCCCTCCTGCACCTCGAGGTCACCGAGTCCAGCGTCATGCTGCACCCGATCGTCGCACTCGAGAATATGGAGAAGCTCTCGGGCCTCGGGATTCAGTTCTCCATCGACGACTTCGGCACCGGTTTCTCTTCGCTCGATCGTCTGCACCAGCTCCCCGTATCCACCCTGAAGATCGACCGCTCCTTCGTCTCCCGCATGATGGATGCCAACGGCACCCGCCCCATCGTCATCACGGTCATCTCCATGGCACATGCCCTTGGCCTCAGCGTCATCGCCGAAGGCGTCGAGACCGAGGATCAGTTCTCCACGCTGTGCGAGATGGGGTGCGACCTCTTCCAGGGCTTCCTCTTCAGCAGGCCTATCCCCGCCACCGAAGCAGTACCGCTGTTCGGCTAA